One genomic region from Candidatus Omnitrophota bacterium encodes:
- a CDS encoding YbhB/YbcL family Raf kinase inhibitor-like protein, with translation MRLLSSEFEHNSSIPVKFTCQGKNINPPLSIEEVPKAAKSLVLIVDDPDAPGGDFVHWVVYDIAIISHIEEDSIFGKQGVNSLGRQGYVSPCPPTGVHRYFFKIYALDKILNLKEGITKVDLEAAMVGHILEKAQLIGLYQKK, from the coding sequence ATGCGATTATTAAGTTCGGAATTTGAGCATAATAGTTCTATCCCGGTAAAATTTACCTGCCAGGGGAAAAATATAAATCCCCCTCTGTCTATTGAAGAGGTGCCTAAAGCGGCTAAAAGTTTAGTTTTAATCGTAGATGACCCTGATGCTCCGGGAGGTGATTTTGTGCATTGGGTAGTTTATGATATTGCGATTATAAGCCATATAGAAGAAGATAGTATCTTTGGAAAACAAGGTGTTAATTCTTTAGGTAGGCAAGGCTATGTAAGTCCTTGTCCGCCTACAGGAGTTCACCGTTATTTTTTTAAAATTTATGCTTTGGATAAAATTTTAAATTTAAAGGAAGGTATAACTAAAGTGGACTTGGAAGCTGCTATGGTTGGCCATATTTTGGAGAAGGCACAATTAATTGGTTTATATCAGAAAAAATAA
- the gpmA gene encoding 2,3-diphosphoglycerate-dependent phosphoglycerate mutase gives MKKIVLLRHGESTWNKENRFTGWTDVDLSEKGLQEAKKAGEVLKKEGFIFDTAFTSVLKRAIRTLWIALDEMDLMWIPVYNSWRLNERHYGALQGLNKSETAAKYGEGQVLIWRRSYDIAPMPLDKGDSRYPGNDPRYLGLKPKELPLTECLKDTVARFLPYWHKTIAPAVRSNKRIIIAAHGNSLRALVKYLDNISEEKIVGLNIPTAMPLVYELEDNLKPIRSYYLGDPEEVKKAMETVANQGKAR, from the coding sequence ATGAAAAAGATAGTTTTATTAAGGCATGGAGAGAGTACTTGGAATAAGGAGAATCGTTTTACCGGCTGGACAGATGTTGATTTATCAGAGAAAGGGTTGCAAGAAGCAAAAAAAGCAGGGGAAGTGTTAAAAAAAGAGGGTTTTATTTTTGATACAGCTTTTACTTCTGTCTTAAAACGGGCAATCCGCACGCTTTGGATTGCCCTGGATGAAATGGATTTGATGTGGATACCGGTATATAATTCCTGGCGGCTTAATGAAAGGCACTATGGAGCCTTGCAAGGCTTAAACAAATCCGAAACTGCTGCAAAATATGGAGAGGGACAGGTTTTAATCTGGAGAAGAAGTTATGATATCGCTCCGATGCCTCTAGACAAAGGCGATTCGCGTTATCCCGGTAATGATCCGCGCTACCTTGGCCTTAAACCCAAAGAATTGCCATTGACTGAATGTTTGAAAGATACCGTTGCCAGATTCCTGCCTTATTGGCATAAAACAATTGCACCTGCCGTAAGGAGTAATAAAAGAATAATTATTGCAGCACATGGGAATTCACTTCGCGCGCTGGTTAAGTATCTTGATAATATCTCTGAAGAAAAAATTGTCGGATTGAATATTCCTACGGCTATGCCTTTAGTTTACGAGCTTGAAGATAATTTAAAGCCGATTAGGAGTTATTATTTGGGTGATCCGGAGGAGGTAAAGAAGGCTATGGAGACAGTTGCAAATCAGGGCAAAGCCAGATAA